The Novosphingobium terrae genome has a window encoding:
- a CDS encoding electron transfer flavoprotein subunit beta/FixA family protein, whose translation MKILVPVKRVIDYNVRPRVKQDGSGVDLANVKMSMNPFDEIAVEEAVRLKEKGVATEVIAVSIGVAKAADTLRTALAMGADRAILVQTEETVEPLAVAKILKAIAAEEEPGLIVLGKQAIDDDSNQTGQMLAALWGRPQGTFASKVEVEGDAVLVTREVDGGLETVKLSLPAVVTTDLRLNEPRFASLPNIMKAKSKPLAQKTPADYGVDIAPRLKVLKVAEPAGRAAGVKVESVDALVAKLKELGVA comes from the coding sequence ATGAAGATTCTCGTCCCCGTGAAGCGGGTGATTGATTACAATGTTCGCCCCCGCGTGAAGCAGGATGGCAGCGGCGTTGACCTTGCCAATGTGAAGATGAGCATGAACCCCTTCGACGAAATCGCCGTCGAGGAAGCGGTGCGCCTGAAGGAAAAGGGCGTGGCGACCGAGGTGATTGCTGTCTCGATCGGCGTCGCCAAGGCGGCGGACACGCTGCGCACGGCGCTGGCCATGGGCGCGGACCGCGCCATCCTGGTGCAGACCGAAGAAACCGTCGAGCCGCTGGCCGTCGCCAAGATCCTCAAGGCGATTGCCGCCGAGGAAGAGCCCGGCCTGATCGTGCTGGGCAAGCAGGCCATCGATGATGACAGCAACCAGACCGGCCAGATGCTGGCCGCGCTGTGGGGCCGTCCGCAGGGCACCTTCGCCAGCAAGGTCGAGGTTGAGGGCGATGCCGTGCTGGTCACGCGCGAAGTCGATGGCGGTCTGGAGACGGTGAAGCTGTCGCTGCCCGCCGTGGTCACCACCGACCTGCGCCTGAATGAGCCGCGCTTTGCCAGCCTGCCCAACATCATGAAGGCCAAGAGCAAGCCCCTCGCCCAGAAGACCCCTGCCGATTACGGCGTGGACATCGCGCCGCGTCTGAAGGTGCTGAAGGTGGCCGAGCCTGCCGGTCGCGCCGCTGGCGTGAAGGTGGAGAGCGTGGACGCTCTGGTGGCGAAACTCAAAGAGCTGGGAGTGGCCTGA